In Legionella sp. PATHC035, a genomic segment contains:
- the mutL gene encoding DNA mismatch repair endonuclease MutL, whose amino-acid sequence MGIRIQQLPPLIANQIAAGEVIERPASVVKELLENSFDAGADTITIEIGYGGLNQIKISDNGTGILAEDLPLAIAAHATSKINSLDDLYAIDSMGFRGEALASIASVAKVTISSKPEHQETAAMLRVQGTERSISPCARNVGTTVDVVDLFFNAPVRKRFLKSEKLEFQAIETVVKRFALSAPHIALTLKHNGKQILSLPAATNEQACLTRITRILGHAFIKDSIYLDVAHGAMKLNGWISGPNFQRSQNDRLWVYINQRMVKDKLVNQALKQAYDGLLHPGRFPACVLYFTMNHAEVDVNVHPTKHEVRFQQPRLVFDFFTSQLSAALKTKHDMEDAASYVLFHPSAQGQNQEIYEPYPQLSEFKRPRDSSETELPWVILTNRYILTFIHQQPHVIDVVALHQYKLEKQISQLVLPLASRPLLVPIRYSLPLKLQNHKEHLEQGLKQLGVGLEWIGEHEVQIRSIPLCMPYLDLRLFLDSVAECGVVQQSTLMELMSRSQLFDPRLLSLEEKIDLNELLLHIYQEGHQQPGLFKALTNEACRKLVGA is encoded by the coding sequence ATGGGCATAAGAATTCAGCAACTACCACCGCTTATCGCCAATCAAATTGCTGCGGGCGAGGTTATAGAGCGACCTGCTTCGGTAGTAAAAGAACTATTGGAAAATTCTTTTGATGCAGGGGCTGACACCATCACCATCGAAATAGGTTATGGTGGACTCAATCAAATTAAGATCAGTGATAATGGAACAGGAATCCTAGCAGAAGATTTACCTTTAGCAATTGCCGCGCATGCGACCAGTAAAATTAATTCATTGGATGACTTGTATGCGATTGATAGCATGGGATTTCGTGGTGAAGCATTGGCCAGTATTGCCTCCGTAGCAAAAGTTACAATCAGTTCTAAACCGGAACACCAAGAGACGGCTGCTATGTTACGTGTACAAGGAACTGAGCGGTCTATTTCACCCTGTGCACGCAATGTAGGAACTACAGTAGATGTGGTTGATTTATTTTTTAATGCACCGGTTCGGAAACGATTTCTGAAAAGTGAAAAACTGGAGTTTCAAGCGATAGAAACTGTTGTGAAACGATTTGCTTTGAGTGCGCCCCACATTGCGCTTACCCTCAAACATAATGGAAAACAAATTTTATCGTTGCCTGCAGCAACAAACGAACAAGCTTGTTTAACACGTATAACCCGGATATTGGGGCATGCTTTTATTAAAGATTCCATTTATCTTGATGTAGCGCATGGAGCAATGAAACTCAATGGATGGATCAGTGGTCCCAATTTTCAGCGCAGCCAGAATGATCGACTGTGGGTTTATATTAATCAGCGCATGGTTAAAGATAAGTTGGTAAACCAGGCCCTAAAACAGGCTTATGATGGTTTGTTACATCCTGGACGATTTCCTGCATGTGTATTGTACTTCACGATGAACCATGCGGAGGTGGATGTGAACGTACATCCAACCAAGCATGAAGTACGCTTTCAGCAACCACGGTTGGTATTTGATTTTTTTACTTCCCAATTGAGTGCGGCATTGAAAACAAAACATGATATGGAGGATGCCGCTTCATATGTATTATTCCACCCATCAGCGCAAGGTCAAAATCAAGAGATTTATGAACCTTATCCTCAATTGAGCGAATTCAAAAGACCACGTGATTCTTCGGAAACTGAATTACCTTGGGTCATTTTAACCAATAGGTACATTTTAACATTTATTCATCAGCAACCGCATGTTATTGATGTGGTGGCGTTACATCAATATAAGCTGGAAAAGCAAATTTCCCAATTGGTTTTGCCTCTAGCGAGTAGGCCTTTATTGGTGCCGATTCGCTATTCTCTTCCTTTGAAACTCCAAAACCACAAAGAACATTTGGAGCAGGGCCTCAAACAGTTAGGAGTGGGTCTTGAGTGGATTGGAGAGCATGAAGTGCAGATTCGCAGTATTCCTCTATGTATGCCCTATTTGGATTTGCGTTTGTTCTTGGATTCTGTTGCGGAATGTGGTGTAGTTCAGCAGAGCACATTAATGGAGTTAATGAGTCGCTCACAATTATTTGATCCTAGACTGCTTAGTTTAGAGGAAAAAATCGATTTAAATGAGTTGCTGTTGCATATTTATCAAGAGGGACATCAGCAGCCAGGATTGTTTAAAGCATTAACAAATGAAGCATGTAGAAAGCTAGTGGGGGCATAG
- a CDS encoding N-acetylmuramoyl-L-alanine amidase, translating into MIVRSWCFVVLCLFSIATFSAQLKSIFLKQQGNQTSLFLTINGPFTHKLFFLTNPERVVLDLKETQLAVDLNQLGLINGLVRQVRSGRSDSRTLRLVFEVNQHVQLRSAPWKPNGAFGGVRVDLLHSGRVAQPIAVNSAPKSAPVLPQKANIKYRQPAKVAVQTAPKQPVHPILANQQPIKVSGKPSKLRDVIVVLDAGHGGKDPGARGPHHSREKDVVLAITLKLKQLIDKQPGMRAVLTRSGDYYVGLRQRLDIARKYNGDIFVAIHADAFNNPHSNGASVFALSQRGATSEAARWLAEKENYSELGGVNLGDLDDQNGVVRSVLIDLSQTATINAGLQMGGRVLNQLGNFTNLHNNKVEQAGFVVLKSADIPSILVETGFISNPIEERNLTNPSYQARLSQAIFQGIKGYFWENPPHGSRIEAMTTNNVHLVRAGETLPAIAARYHVSVAALQSTNHLRGITLLKPGQKLVIPPAWA; encoded by the coding sequence ATGATAGTTCGCTCATGGTGTTTTGTGGTACTGTGTCTTTTTTCTATTGCCACATTTAGTGCTCAACTTAAGTCCATTTTCTTGAAACAACAAGGAAATCAAACGTCGCTTTTTCTAACAATCAATGGACCATTTACACATAAATTGTTCTTTTTAACTAATCCCGAGCGCGTTGTATTGGATTTAAAGGAAACACAACTCGCTGTAGATTTAAATCAACTGGGGTTAATCAATGGGTTGGTACGACAAGTTCGCAGCGGGCGTTCTGATTCGCGCACTTTACGATTAGTTTTCGAGGTCAATCAACATGTACAACTCCGCTCAGCTCCTTGGAAGCCTAATGGGGCTTTTGGTGGTGTACGGGTTGATTTATTGCATAGTGGCCGTGTTGCTCAGCCAATTGCAGTAAATAGTGCTCCCAAGAGTGCTCCCGTGTTGCCCCAAAAAGCCAATATAAAGTATAGACAACCTGCAAAAGTGGCTGTACAAACTGCACCGAAACAGCCAGTCCATCCTATTCTGGCAAATCAACAACCGATTAAAGTAAGCGGTAAGCCTTCAAAGCTGCGTGATGTGATTGTGGTTTTGGATGCCGGCCATGGAGGCAAAGACCCTGGGGCTCGAGGTCCTCATCACAGCAGGGAAAAAGACGTTGTTTTGGCAATTACTTTGAAGTTAAAACAATTAATTGATAAGCAACCGGGGATGCGTGCCGTATTAACCCGCTCTGGAGATTATTATGTAGGGCTGAGACAGCGGCTGGACATTGCCAGAAAATATAATGGGGATATATTTGTCGCCATTCATGCGGATGCATTTAATAATCCTCATTCAAACGGTGCTTCCGTATTTGCTTTATCACAACGAGGGGCAACGAGTGAGGCGGCACGCTGGCTGGCAGAAAAAGAAAACTATTCCGAGTTAGGTGGCGTGAATTTAGGTGATTTGGATGATCAAAATGGTGTAGTACGCTCGGTTCTCATTGATTTGTCACAAACAGCAACAATTAATGCAGGGTTGCAAATGGGGGGGCGCGTTTTAAATCAACTGGGTAATTTTACCAATTTACATAATAACAAAGTGGAGCAGGCTGGTTTTGTGGTGTTGAAGTCAGCTGATATTCCTTCCATTTTAGTGGAAACAGGGTTTATTTCAAATCCCATAGAAGAACGTAATTTAACAAACCCTAGTTATCAAGCGCGTTTGAGTCAGGCTATTTTTCAAGGGATTAAGGGATACTTCTGGGAAAATCCTCCTCATGGATCTCGCATCGAGGCAATGACAACAAACAATGTCCATTTAGTTCGTGCTGGGGAAACGTTACCCGCCATAGCCGCACGCTATCATGTTTCGGTTGCAGCCCTCCAATCCACAAATCATTTACGCGGCATTACCCTGCTTAAGCCGGGGCAGAAATTGGTGATTCCTCCGGCATGGGCATAA
- the miaA gene encoding tRNA (adenosine(37)-N6)-dimethylallyltransferase MiaA → MVNLIFCLMGPTASGKTSLACELITRYPFEIISVDSAMIYRGMDIGTAKPTPEELHSAPHHLIDIKDPVESYSAAQFCTDALSLCDTIFKKGKIPLLVGGTMMYFNALQKGLSHLPEADPVVRQQLEEEAALCGWAVLHQKLEQIDPESAARIHAHDAQRIQRALEVYYVTGKTLSSFLVQPNEKTDYHFVNFILFPEQRAWLHERIAQRYDQMLTEGFIEEVKQLQQKWNLTMNLPAMRCVGYRQVLEYLQENCDYSLMRDKGIAATRQLAKRQLTWLRHWGEAFYYDPQNEAFRDEIIAKIGEILDNPTKHVSKEHHVKS, encoded by the coding sequence ATGGTTAACTTAATTTTTTGTTTAATGGGACCTACTGCATCAGGGAAAACGTCTTTAGCGTGTGAATTAATAACACGTTATCCTTTTGAAATTATTAGCGTTGATTCCGCAATGATTTATCGGGGTATGGACATTGGAACGGCCAAACCAACTCCTGAGGAGTTGCATAGTGCGCCACATCATCTAATCGATATTAAAGATCCTGTTGAGTCCTACTCTGCTGCTCAATTTTGTACTGACGCCTTATCTTTATGTGACACAATTTTCAAAAAAGGGAAAATTCCTCTTCTTGTAGGGGGGACGATGATGTATTTTAATGCGCTACAAAAAGGGTTATCTCATTTGCCCGAAGCGGATCCAGTTGTACGCCAGCAGTTAGAAGAAGAGGCGGCTTTATGCGGTTGGGCTGTTCTCCATCAAAAATTAGAACAGATTGATCCAGAATCTGCTGCACGGATCCATGCTCATGATGCACAACGAATTCAACGTGCCCTAGAGGTATATTATGTGACTGGTAAGACTCTGTCTTCCTTTCTTGTTCAACCGAATGAAAAAACGGACTATCACTTTGTGAATTTTATTCTTTTCCCTGAGCAAAGAGCATGGTTGCACGAACGGATAGCTCAACGCTATGATCAGATGCTTACTGAAGGCTTTATTGAAGAGGTAAAACAGTTACAGCAAAAATGGAATCTAACCATGAACTTGCCAGCCATGCGTTGTGTAGGGTACAGGCAGGTACTCGAATACTTGCAAGAGAATTGTGATTATTCCCTCATGCGTGATAAAGGGATTGCAGCGACGCGGCAATTGGCGAAACGCCAGTTAACCTGGCTTAGGCATTGGGGAGAGGCATTCTATTATGATCCACAAAATGAGGCTTTTCGCGATGAGATTATAGCGAAAATTGGGGAAATATTAGATAATCCTACCAAACACGTATCAAAGGAACATCATGTCAAAAGTTAA
- a CDS encoding cytochrome c1, translating into MQKKACVLFLLAWFSGLLVNPIVLAYPVNVNVQDKESLQRGARLFMNYCSGCHSLKYLRYNHLAKGLDLTQFNGRINEDLLKNNLIFTQATINDPIRIALPPEDAKQWFGIVPPDLSLVAREKGTEWLYGYLNGFYKDDARPFGTNNRLVPDVAMPNILETMNHELPEEQFNTNLHDLVTFLAYVGEPVQPLRYHMGFFVVGFLFILFVVALGLKTVYWRKIGIK; encoded by the coding sequence ATGCAAAAAAAAGCATGCGTTTTATTCTTGTTGGCATGGTTTTCGGGTTTGCTTGTCAATCCCATTGTTTTAGCGTATCCCGTCAATGTTAATGTACAAGATAAGGAGAGTTTGCAAAGAGGCGCTCGTTTATTTATGAATTATTGTTCTGGCTGCCACTCTTTAAAATATTTACGCTATAATCATCTAGCCAAAGGATTAGACTTAACCCAGTTTAATGGTCGAATTAATGAAGATTTATTAAAAAATAATCTGATTTTTACCCAGGCAACCATTAATGATCCAATTCGTATTGCTTTGCCCCCGGAAGATGCAAAACAATGGTTTGGAATAGTACCTCCGGATTTATCTTTGGTTGCTCGAGAAAAAGGTACGGAATGGCTGTATGGTTATCTCAATGGTTTTTATAAAGATGATGCTCGACCCTTTGGGACCAATAACCGACTTGTCCCTGATGTTGCAATGCCAAATATTTTGGAAACGATGAACCACGAATTACCCGAGGAACAATTTAACACTAATTTACATGATTTGGTGACTTTTCTTGCCTACGTTGGTGAGCCAGTCCAACCACTGCGCTACCACATGGGGTTCTTTGTCGTAGGCTTTTTATTTATTTTATTTGTTGTTGCACTGGGTTTAAAAACAGTTTATTGGCGAAAAATCGGCATAAAGTAA
- a CDS encoding cytochrome b, producing the protein MNKLLNWIDERFPLMSTWKTYFSAYYVPKNLNFFYFFGSLALVVLANQFITGLWLTMFYTPSAEQAFSSIEYIMRDVNFGWLLRYMHSTGASAFFIVIYLHMFRGVLYGSYQKPRELVWLLGIFLYLLLLAGAFFGYLLPWGQMSYWGAQVITSLLSAIPYIGKSLVVWLRGDYTVGNATLQRFFALHVIAIPFLLFMLVFLHVVALHKVGSNNPDGIEIKKQLDEKGEPVDKIPFHPYYIVKDLLMIIAFLGLFFAVVFFAPEMGGYFLEHNNFAPANPLITPDHIAPMWYMSPYYAMLRAIPDKLLGVMCMGLAILVLFFLPWLDRSPVRSMRYKGNYSRAMLFLCVIAFVLLGYLGTIPVTPGRLFLARVSTGLYFAYFILMPFYTRFESSRPLPARIGGR; encoded by the coding sequence ATGAATAAACTCCTTAATTGGATTGATGAGCGTTTTCCACTGATGAGCACTTGGAAAACATATTTCAGTGCCTATTATGTTCCCAAAAATTTAAATTTTTTTTATTTTTTTGGTTCATTAGCACTTGTCGTTTTAGCCAATCAATTTATTACAGGTTTATGGCTTACCATGTTTTATACCCCAAGTGCAGAACAGGCTTTTTCTTCCATAGAGTACATCATGCGTGATGTAAACTTCGGTTGGTTATTGCGTTACATGCATTCCACCGGCGCCTCCGCATTTTTTATTGTTATCTACTTACACATGTTTCGCGGTGTTCTATATGGGTCGTACCAAAAACCGAGGGAATTAGTTTGGCTTTTGGGAATTTTTTTGTATCTTTTACTTTTGGCGGGTGCTTTTTTTGGTTATTTATTGCCTTGGGGGCAAATGTCCTATTGGGGGGCTCAAGTAATTACTTCGTTGTTAAGTGCAATACCCTATATCGGTAAAAGTCTTGTTGTGTGGTTAAGAGGTGATTACACTGTTGGCAATGCTACGTTGCAACGGTTTTTCGCTTTACACGTTATCGCGATTCCCTTTTTGCTCTTTATGTTGGTCTTTTTGCATGTGGTTGCCTTGCATAAGGTAGGATCTAATAATCCAGACGGAATCGAAATCAAAAAGCAACTGGATGAAAAAGGCGAGCCTGTAGATAAAATTCCTTTTCATCCTTATTACATTGTGAAAGATCTATTGATGATCATTGCTTTTCTCGGCCTGTTTTTCGCTGTAGTGTTTTTCGCTCCCGAAATGGGGGGATATTTTTTAGAGCATAATAATTTTGCACCCGCTAATCCCTTAATTACCCCAGATCATATAGCTCCGATGTGGTATATGTCACCGTATTATGCCATGTTGCGGGCTATTCCAGATAAATTATTAGGCGTAATGTGTATGGGGCTTGCCATATTAGTTCTGTTCTTTTTACCATGGCTTGATCGCAGTCCAGTCCGCTCAATGCGTTATAAGGGTAACTATTCACGAGCTATGTTGTTTCTATGCGTCATCGCATTTGTACTTTTGGGATATCTAGGAACAATCCCTGTAACGCCAGGGCGTTTATTTTTGGCTCGTGTTAGTACGGGACTCTATTTTGCGTATTTTATCTTGATGCCTTTTTATACTCGTTTTGAATCATCACGCCCATTACCTGCACGCATAGGAGGGCGATAA
- a CDS encoding zinc-finger domain-containing protein, with the protein MSKVKKEPASTEKNYIVHRNELPLSCPTKDMVVWNAHPKVYLPIEKTGVEVCPYCGSRFVLQND; encoded by the coding sequence ATGTCAAAAGTTAAAAAAGAACCAGCAAGTACAGAAAAAAATTATATAGTCCATCGTAATGAATTACCTTTGAGTTGTCCAACAAAGGATATGGTTGTGTGGAATGCTCACCCTAAGGTTTATTTACCTATCGAAAAAACTGGAGTAGAAGTTTGTCCTTATTGTGGTTCGCGGTTTGTTTTACAGAATGATTAA
- the tsaE gene encoding tRNA (adenosine(37)-N6)-threonylcarbamoyltransferase complex ATPase subunit type 1 TsaE has product MMINSELDTARLDLPDEKASEQFAARLATCLCPSLIITFSGDLGAGKTTIIRAMLRQLGVQSAIKSPTFSLVESYICNHLTIHHFDLYRIHHEEELEYLGFRDYFTQGSICCIEWAENAGKALPNVDIRFKLSIKGAGREMQIMALSTEGKRILARLAGET; this is encoded by the coding sequence ATGATGATAAATAGCGAATTAGATACAGCAAGATTAGATTTACCGGATGAAAAGGCAAGTGAACAGTTTGCTGCTCGATTGGCAACGTGTCTTTGTCCTTCCTTAATCATAACTTTTAGTGGCGATCTGGGTGCTGGTAAAACCACCATTATTCGCGCCATGTTAAGGCAGCTTGGGGTCCAATCTGCGATTAAAAGCCCAACTTTTTCGTTAGTAGAGAGCTATATATGCAATCATTTGACCATTCATCATTTTGATCTCTATCGAATACATCATGAAGAGGAGCTAGAATATTTAGGATTCAGGGATTATTTTACGCAAGGGAGTATTTGTTGCATTGAATGGGCTGAAAATGCAGGAAAAGCATTGCCTAATGTGGATATTCGTTTTAAGTTAAGTATTAAAGGGGCTGGACGTGAAATGCAAATAATGGCATTGAGCACAGAGGGTAAAAGAATTTTAGCTCGCCTAGCAGGTGAAACATGA
- the sspA gene encoding stringent starvation protein SspA, with protein sequence MAIVAKRTIMSLFSDTDDVYSHQVRIVLAEKGVNVEILVAKQAEPSADLLSVNPYGTVPTLIDRELVLYEPRIIMEYLDERFPHPPLLPVYPVARAETRKMMHRIEHDWYYLMNRILRDDNAEQARANLFESLTALDPVFADKPYFLSDEFSLLDCALAPLLWRLPRLGIEITPEFKGIIAYMQRLFKRESFQASLTDAERQLRAA encoded by the coding sequence ATGGCAATTGTTGCGAAGCGCACTATCATGTCTTTATTTTCCGATACGGATGATGTCTACAGTCATCAGGTGCGGATTGTGTTGGCTGAAAAAGGGGTGAATGTAGAAATTCTCGTCGCAAAACAAGCTGAGCCCAGCGCTGATCTTTTATCGGTTAATCCCTATGGAACTGTTCCAACTTTAATCGATAGAGAGCTTGTACTTTATGAGCCACGTATCATTATGGAATATTTAGATGAGCGTTTTCCTCATCCGCCTTTATTACCAGTATATCCTGTAGCACGCGCTGAAACACGAAAAATGATGCACAGAATAGAACATGATTGGTATTATTTAATGAACCGTATTTTGAGGGATGATAACGCGGAGCAGGCTAGAGCAAATTTATTTGAAAGCTTAACCGCTCTTGATCCTGTATTTGCAGATAAGCCTTATTTTTTGAGTGATGAATTTTCTCTATTGGATTGCGCATTAGCCCCTTTATTGTGGCGTTTGCCTCGATTGGGAATTGAAATTACACCAGAGTTTAAAGGAATAATTGCTTACATGCAGCGCTTGTTCAAACGTGAATCGTTTCAAGCAAGTCTGACTGATGCTGAGCGCCAATTAAGAGCGGCATAA
- a CDS encoding NAD(P)H-hydrate dehydratase, protein MKQALIDLEHKVTIPANSLYRCEQIRSCEQQATSLFQLDENELMSRAGAEAFLLIKKLYPHVRHIAVYCGAGNNAGDGYVVARLAHEQGILVTIYQCKAVADLPFAAQHAALMAINAGVECQAADESLDSEAELIVDALLGIGLRGPVHGVIASAIQQINASGLPVVALDIPTGLNADTGTVENLCVKANTTVTFIAQKVGMYTADGPDYCGDIHCCSLQLEPCVSKLIPAARLLSSATLSLPLAERKKNSHKGNYGHVLIIGGGPGMPGAISLAAKAAMRTGAGAVTVATWPEHAKNALPLIPEAMVSGVKTAKELMPLLGRASVCIIGPGLGESEWAINLFLTAITSQLPMVIDASALRLLSEHAQVDDNWILTPHPGEAACLLSCSTDLIQKDRYQAAANIQQQYGGVVVLKGAGTVIQTAEKDTFVCPRGNPAMASAGMGDVLSGIIAGLCAQGFSLADAAQCGVWAHAVAGDQVAKELGGAGLLASDLFDVLPHILNYPE, encoded by the coding sequence ATGAAACAGGCCTTAATAGATTTGGAGCACAAGGTGACCATACCAGCAAATTCCCTTTATCGTTGTGAACAAATTAGATCTTGTGAACAACAAGCAACATCTTTGTTTCAATTAGATGAAAATGAATTAATGTCACGGGCGGGAGCCGAGGCTTTTTTACTGATAAAAAAGCTTTATCCGCATGTGCGCCACATTGCCGTATATTGTGGTGCAGGCAATAATGCAGGCGATGGATATGTAGTTGCACGCCTAGCGCATGAACAGGGAATATTGGTCACAATTTACCAATGCAAGGCCGTCGCTGATCTGCCTTTCGCCGCACAACATGCTGCCTTAATGGCGATCAATGCAGGGGTTGAGTGCCAAGCTGCGGATGAATCTTTAGATAGTGAAGCCGAGTTAATTGTTGATGCTCTGTTAGGGATAGGTCTGAGAGGACCGGTACATGGAGTTATTGCATCGGCGATCCAGCAGATCAATGCAAGCGGACTACCTGTTGTTGCTCTGGATATTCCCACCGGTCTTAATGCCGATACAGGAACGGTTGAAAACCTTTGTGTCAAAGCCAATACGACCGTAACGTTCATTGCCCAGAAAGTGGGGATGTATACTGCAGATGGTCCGGATTATTGTGGTGATATTCATTGTTGTTCGTTACAACTTGAGCCCTGTGTGTCCAAGCTCATTCCTGCAGCACGTCTGCTAAGCTCTGCCACGCTATCTTTACCGCTTGCCGAGCGTAAAAAGAATTCGCATAAGGGCAATTATGGTCATGTTTTAATAATTGGCGGAGGTCCAGGCATGCCTGGCGCGATTAGTTTGGCCGCGAAAGCGGCGATGCGAACTGGGGCCGGCGCAGTTACTGTCGCAACTTGGCCTGAACATGCAAAAAATGCCTTACCATTAATTCCAGAAGCGATGGTGAGCGGGGTAAAAACTGCTAAAGAGTTAATGCCTCTTTTAGGCCGTGCTTCAGTCTGTATTATTGGGCCTGGCCTAGGGGAGAGTGAATGGGCGATTAACCTATTTTTGACTGCCATTACGTCACAATTGCCTATGGTTATCGATGCATCCGCATTAAGATTGTTATCCGAGCACGCACAAGTTGATGATAATTGGATTTTGACCCCCCATCCTGGTGAAGCGGCTTGCCTGTTGTCTTGTTCGACTGATTTGATTCAGAAAGATAGATATCAAGCAGCAGCAAACATCCAACAACAATATGGTGGGGTCGTTGTGTTAAAAGGTGCCGGGACAGTGATTCAAACTGCTGAAAAAGATACTTTTGTTTGTCCTCGGGGTAATCCAGCAATGGCTAGCGCTGGCATGGGTGATGTATTAAGCGGTATTATTGCAGGCCTTTGTGCTCAAGGATTTTCTTTAGCTGATGCAGCGCAGTGTGGTGTTTGGGCGCATGCAGTTGCTGGAGACCAGGTAGCCAAAGAGCTGGGAGGCGCTGGATTATTGGCCAGCGATTTATTTGATGTGTTACCTCATATTTTAAATTACCCTGAATGA
- a CDS encoding glycosyltransferase family 9 protein — MIKSICIVRLSALGDVLMAVPLIRTLQASLPQAKLTWIISKPAFDLVEGMDGVEFILIDKPNSVLDYWRFKKQMKGRTFDVLLAPQASLRTNLLYPLIRAKRKIGYDEHRANDAHGLFVNERITPGLEHTLDGFLKFAQALGIKERVIRWDLPIAPADYEWADEHLPKQGPILIINPAASKPERSWPIDRYIEVLQRAQEKWNVQVVITGGPIDFDKHLAEQIAQVIPAINLVGKTRPKQLLALISKATVVLCPDTGPSHMSTAVNTPVIALHAVTNPLISGPYLFQHLVVNRYPEAAEKILGSKRIEDVWGQHVHGDEPMQLISVDEVMEKLAVVLDGYRP; from the coding sequence ATGATTAAATCTATTTGTATAGTACGTTTATCTGCATTAGGTGATGTTCTAATGGCTGTTCCGCTCATTAGAACGTTGCAAGCCAGTCTCCCACAAGCCAAGTTGACTTGGATCATTTCCAAGCCTGCTTTTGATTTGGTGGAAGGGATGGATGGTGTGGAGTTCATTTTAATCGACAAGCCGAACAGTGTTTTGGATTATTGGCGCTTTAAAAAACAAATGAAAGGGCGCACTTTCGATGTATTATTAGCGCCACAAGCAAGTCTTAGGACTAATCTACTCTATCCCCTGATTAGAGCAAAACGAAAAATAGGTTATGACGAGCACCGAGCCAATGATGCTCATGGTTTATTTGTTAATGAACGAATTACTCCGGGCTTAGAGCATACCTTGGATGGTTTTTTAAAATTTGCTCAGGCACTAGGAATAAAGGAGCGTGTTATTCGCTGGGATTTACCTATTGCTCCTGCAGACTATGAATGGGCGGATGAGCACCTACCCAAACAAGGCCCTATTTTGATCATTAATCCCGCCGCCAGTAAACCTGAGCGTAGTTGGCCTATTGATCGATATATTGAAGTCTTGCAACGAGCCCAGGAAAAATGGAACGTGCAAGTGGTGATCACTGGAGGGCCGATTGATTTTGATAAACATTTGGCAGAACAAATAGCTCAAGTTATCCCTGCAATCAATCTCGTTGGCAAAACGAGACCCAAACAATTATTAGCGCTCATAAGCAAAGCGACCGTTGTTCTTTGCCCTGACACGGGGCCTTCACATATGTCCACTGCGGTAAATACCCCAGTTATTGCGTTGCACGCCGTGACTAACCCGCTTATATCTGGTCCCTACCTTTTTCAACATTTAGTGGTCAATCGCTATCCTGAGGCAGCAGAAAAAATTCTGGGCAGCAAGCGAATTGAAGATGTTTGGGGTCAGCATGTACACGGTGACGAGCCCATGCAATTGATTTCCGTGGATGAGGTAATGGAAAAATTAGCAGTTGTTTTAGATGGTTATCGTCCATAG
- a CDS encoding ClpXP protease specificity-enhancing factor: MTMTSNKPYLIRAAYDWIVDNELTPYILVNAAYTGVQVPNEHVNHDRIVLNISPAATRGLLLENDRIIFTARFSGKTEQIFVPPGAVLEIYAKENGRGIAFAIEDEEEPPPAASSGESEGSTTSKSKPSLKLVK; this comes from the coding sequence ATGACAATGACATCAAATAAACCTTATTTAATTCGTGCAGCCTACGATTGGATAGTAGATAACGAATTAACACCTTATATCCTGGTTAATGCGGCATATACAGGGGTACAGGTACCCAACGAGCATGTGAACCATGATCGTATTGTGTTAAATATTTCTCCGGCAGCAACTCGCGGTCTTTTATTAGAGAACGATCGTATTATTTTTACAGCTCGATTTTCAGGAAAAACGGAACAAATTTTTGTTCCTCCTGGAGCGGTATTAGAAATTTATGCGAAAGAGAATGGTAGAGGCATCGCTTTTGCCATAGAAGATGAAGAAGAACCACCTCCAGCTGCTTCTAGTGGTGAATCTGAGGGCTCAACTACCTCTAAAAGTAAGCCTTCGTTAAAATTAGTCAAGTAA